The Osmerus eperlanus chromosome 20, fOsmEpe2.1, whole genome shotgun sequence DNA segment AGTATGTGTCCTTGCTTGCTAGTCCAAGTTTGCAGGAGATGTTCTGAAATGCTGCCTCATCTTCATTGTTACTAATACGTAGCCTATATCTCGCACGAATAGGTTATAGCATAACAATTTCAGTGATTGTTTGGGTGCAAGTGGGAAAACGTAGGAATGTCCTGCACCTAGCACATTGCATGGATAAAGTGGGGTTAATTTAATGGCGCAGATACTTGGAGTCTTGCCAAATTCGACTGCGGTCACGATGTTGCGCTTTTTGGACAGGGGCATAAAATGCCTTGTCTGTAAATTCCTCCAAATAAATTCGATAAAAATGATCTTTTCAGTCTTTATAGCCTTAGAGTGGTCACATGTATTCTTTTTTGCTCCCAACTCTCCCTCAGTAGGTTGCCCTTGCTGCCACCTTCTACAACAAAATGGGCATTGAAAGCcaagaccccctccctccacctggaAACCTGTCCTCTGGTCAGGTGGGCTCTTTCCAGAAGATGGAGCCTAAAACTTTGGGGGTGAGTTCAACTTTGATGGGGGTGACAGATAGTAAAGTCAAATCAAGCAAGCCAATCAATGTTAAACGTTTTCCTTTTGAAGTTTCACAAATGGTGTCTATCTTTTATAGATGTACCAATATTTCTTCTTAGGCTATCCAGATCATCATTGGGTGCTTGACACTCTGTCTGAGCGCCTCTGTTCTTCAGCTCCATGAAGTCCACTTCACTGGTGATATTATGGTTTTCATGGTGGTTGTTGTGCAGGTGATTGAAGGACATTAGCAAACACCAATGAGAGTGACACATCAACATTGTGATAAACTGATTGAGCCATTCCAAGGAactgtcacatgacacacagcTTCACAGTCATCAAAGAATAAACCTAAAtattgtaaaaaagaaaagaaacattGAAAACTTTCTAAAACATAGATGGCAAGTTTTTCTGGAGTACAATCTGTTTATCAGTGGGttgggtgttttttttcttcaggtcCTCTTGTCAGGATCAGTCCTTGTCCATGCTGGAAGaaagccctctctcctctgggtgAGTATGACAGCAAAATGTCAACCATATTTCACATTAGATTATTTTTAATTCATGTATTTTCAACATGATCAAGATTTAGACGTTAAGCGTAGCAAGGGGATGATAATGGGATTTATAAAGCATATATTTTGGCAGAATACTTTAACTACAAACTATAATAAAGATATAAAGACAAAGATAAGGTGGGGTGATGACATTAAGCTCTACATTCTAAACAGTGAAAATTATGTCTCTTTAGTTAGTGAGTGCATATCATCTTAGTGTGAATTGTACATGAACCTTTTCAGGTCAAATGTCTCCTGGTGCTGCACTTGATCAGCGCTGCTTTTGCCACTGCTGCCCTGGGCCTCATGTCCAAACACCTGCCTTACCGTCAGGACTCCTACCACTGCGAACACTGTCGGAAATTGGAGCTGCATGCTGTGGTAACCATCCCTGTAGCATTCTCTCACATGTACAGTAGGTGGGAAGACCAGGGGGCCTTGTGGGAGATGCAGTCCATTCATACATGGTATAATCAGTTGAAGGCATAGCAGGTGTTGATATGGTGATTGGATGATATGCCTAGTGTTAAACCAGGGGAAGACTAATGACTGTAGTCATCAATAGAAACATTTAATGATGTGGAATGGAACTAATAACTCATCAAatacaacatttgtgtaaaagttgtGGACGATGCCATTCTCATTCCATGAATTGTGGTCAAAGATCTAAAACTGCAGTCACAAGATTCAAACTTGGCAAGTTGACAAACTTTGTCTTatcagtgtgtactgtacagcatTTGCTTCAATGTCTTCCAGATTAAGCAAAATGGTCTGCTGAATAAAGCTACACTGTACTACAACTGTATACAGTTGCCTTAGTAATGTATTTTAACGAAACAAGGTTTGCTCAGGACAGCAGTACACGCAAAGAAATGAGAGATTCTTGGTCAAGATTTTTAGATGGAAATCCTGAGACTCACATCCCAAAGAAAGTGTTTATATTGTTTACACCACATAGCGGCCTTGGTTATGGGTTTACGACAATATGATTGAGTTCCCCTCCCCATGCTCACGCCTTTTTGTCCACATAGATTTACCTCCTTGTGCCAGACTAGAGATGGTTTAGATCTGTTTTTCTAGTTAGTAGATGGGCAGTAAGCTAACAAATCACATATCAATCACTTTACTAGATAAAGATTTATATTGTTGTTGTGAGTACTGTACTGTCTCACCAAGTGTGTTATGAATCTTTTTTCCAATCACCACATGTTTTTGAGGACTTTTAAAATGTCTGCATGTCTCCCTTTAAATGACATTAACATTACATATACATTCTATTTTTTTAAGGATAAAAAGTTACAGTGGTCAGAGTCGAGGAACTTTCTTTTGATTCACATGACCACGTTAGAAATAGAGTTATCATTTATGGGACAGCAAATTAAATATACTAAAAGAACCTCTGCTAGGGGGCAGTGTAGTTTcatgagggggaaaaaaagtaaTAACATCTAGGTCCTTGATTTACAAAATGGAACACGTCTTTCTTTGTGTTTACTGTTTACTGCAGCAATTTTGTTTCAGAAGATGCACTGAGCTGGTTGAGAAACAGTGTAAAGTAAGTAATTGACCACTATTATGGCTATGTTTCAGTCAATATCAACACTTGCACTGCACACATGGCAGGTTGCACCATTTGCGTGATTGATACAATAAATACTACACTTCTTTGATATAACATGTcttcaggtcaaaggtcaaagttTGCTTATTGCAGTAAAATGACATGAATATGATTTCAACTCACGTTTTGTTTACATTAACCCTTTTCCCCAAATGGGAAAAAAATCTCTTGGACTTTAAATTGCTACACTGAAAATCCCACTTGAActgtctttctctgcctctggtCTAACTTGCGTTGGGCCCATCAGCTCCTGATTGATGGCATCCTGGGCACACTGGTGATCTTCTTGGTCCTTGAGCTGCTTATCTGCATCACCGTCATGCTGTTTGGGCTCAGTGTGCTGGCCAACGGTGGATCACAGGTGTGTTGACAATAACCACACTGCTTGGATCAGGAAGCACCTTTGGCCCACAACTGGTGCTGCTGCCTCCATTCAGTTGATCAGGTATTTtgatctcactctgtctctttgtctagGCGTCTGGTGGTCAGCGTCCGGTGTATCCCCAGACTAGGCCTCCGGCTGCCCCTACCGTCCAGGTGGTGCAGGCCTCCCCAACTGTGGAGGCTCCTGGACCTCAGGTAGAGAACAGCTTGCCCATAGAGAGCTTCGATCACCCTGCTCCATTGTTCAATCAACCTCAGTGAATGAATAATATaattcataaataataatatgtgAGACGTTTCTTTTCCcctttcttttcccctctctctctctctctctctctctctctctctctctctctctctctctctctctctctctctctctctctctctctctctctctctctctctctctctctctctctctctctctctctccccctctctcaaggTGGCTGTTGTTGTCACCGAGCCAGAGTCTGATCAGCTTGATGAGACGCCCACCCCTCCTACTGAACCCCAGGTGGAGCCCATTGAGATCGAGGTGGAGGTGGCTTAGCGGCGAGCCCCCTGCTCTCCACGCAAACATCTCAGGGGGATCTGAGGGTGGGCAACAACAGAGGTAGACCTGAACCAAAGTAGTGTTTGTTTTAACATGTCTGATTCACTTATAAATTCACAGTGGAAGCCTTGTAATATCAGCAGTACTGTTTTTGGTGCATCTGGGAAACGTAATCAAGTACCAGCAAAGATTGGAAGGACAACAAATGCTGTTATGATCCAGGTCTGAGGAAAAGAGGGGAGCCCCTATCAGGGGCTTTGACATGCTAGGGGCCAATAGTATTGTATGGGCAATACATTAGTGTAGTCGGATTTGGCAGAGAATGTGATAGATGCCATGATGCTGTTCAATCCTTTATTATGGCACTTAAACCATTTTTTCCTCAACAAGTATTTAACTGAAAAAAATGGAGGCAAGTTTATTACTCTTAGTATTACTATGTTGTTGGAGGATTAAAATTAAAGAAGATGTTTGTCAGATATGAAATGGATGCACCATTGTATAATCTAGAAATAGATAATACTCAAAGTTAAAGATGTAGTTTAATCCCATCCACTGCATGTACTGGGGGGTTTCCCTGAAGGTTTAAGCAGGTGATAATGTAGACTAAGTATGTACTGTATCATGTGTAGGCTACTATGCTCCTTCTTTTGCAATCACACGTTTTCACTGATGCAAGTAATCCAAGTCTTTATTACTAGCAATGTAAAAACACTATGGTCTCCACAAGATCTTAGATTGCTTTTCACTGCTCTTTAATTCTTTGAATGTCATTTTGAGTACcaacacatacatgtatttGAAGTGAACGTCATCAACACTGATCACTTACCAAGACCAACAATGGACCAATCACACCGTACACACATATTACAGCACCAATCCAcatggaaaagaaagaaagagggtgtcaggtggctgagcggtgagggagtcgggctagtaatccgaaggttgcaagttcgattcccggtcatgccaactgacgttgtgtccttgtgcaaggcacttcaccctactcgctactgtacttacagtaagtcgctctggataagagcgtctgctaaatgactaaatgtaaagaaagGAACATTCCATTACTGATtgtttagttttattattatatatatattttttattattattattagatgaTCCTAGGTTGTTACTAACAGTGATGACTGCATGGTGTTAGAATGAACAACTGCTTTACACACTCACCATCTCTCACATAAATATGTTAGATATAGCAGTAGATTAATAGGGTTTATGCTAACAAAGTAGCATTTTGGCTGCTTTTAAGATTTAATTTTTTATATATTAGTTTTTGTTTCTTCGAATAATGAAGGGAATACAATGAGGAAACATTACTCTTTAAGGGATTGTgatttgtattttattcatacaatattgtttgtttagACCAAAGTCTCTTTTACAATAAATGATACCCTGTCATACTAGAAATAACAAGGTAACATAAATGAGAACCATGCAAAAACACGAGATTAATTATTGTTGCTGCCGGAAAATCGAATTAAAAGACATTGATTCTCCTCTTAGAACCTCAAACATCAATCCATCTTTTTCACTGTACAAACCATTACAGTTGCTGCTTTTCCTGTCAGTTTGTGCATGGTGCTCCAACTCATTGCCGCCACTAGAGAGCAGCAATAGTAAATGTTTAGATGTATCATGCTCGACATGGATCTGGTTTTGTGAATTGCTAATGTGATTAGACTGTTCAGTTGATGAGTCTCAGTTCACAGATACATAAACTGTGTTGTTTCAGAATACAACATGAGTTTGCCTTTCATTTCATCCATTGAGTTGGGTTTAGGAGAATTCAATCCTCAGAATGTTGTTCTCAATGATCAATTGAACTGATGTGATTTTCAATATGTCTACCCAAGCAAAATAATAtattacttaaagtatacttacaaagtaTAAGTACAAACATACTTATACATGCTGTAGTAAAGTTGTAAATAATTATGTGAATATAAAAAATCAGTACATTGTAAGTACACTTCCAATATTGTAGAAAACAATAAATATAATGAAAATGTATACTTTTAAATTGGATTTGAGTAGAATTTATTCTTTTAGGGTATAGACTGACAGTTAGATTTTAATCTAGATGATCATGTATTTTCCATCTAAATGTCCCAGTAAGTAAGTATATTACATTGAATCAAATTTGATGGAGGCTGTACTACTGTTATGCTGTTGTGGTCCTTTTGACAGACTAAGGCATTTCTTGATTTCTTAATTGATATACTGTCATAAGTatatcatctctctttctcaaaagtTATATTAAAGAAGTGACCTCTATTTCAGATTAATTGGATTCATGTAAAGATGATGGTGTCATGCTTCATCGATGCAGTGCCCAAAAAACCCTCCAAGGGTGTAGgtataagtgtgtttgtgtatgtgtgtgtttatgtgtgtgtttgaccaatGATTGTTGAACTTCATAACCAGAGTTATATGTCAAGGCACTCCTAGTTGAGATGTGGGCGTTGGTTAAGAAATTGAATGAAAAATTATGACTGTTCAATACAAAGGTTTGTGGATTAATCATCCACAAATAAAGCCTTTTGTTGAGCCCTCCCCTTACCTTCTGACGCAGGGACACTTCTATACATAGATACTGATAAACATTAAGTTGACATTCTTATGTTACAAACCACAAACAAACCCAATGTAACCACACATCTTCTGACGTAGCCTGGTTATCAGAATAACAACTCATTATTACTAGGGCTGGAAGTGAAAAAGTAGATAGagggtgatttacagtttacaGTAACAATTGCCGGAT contains these protein-coding regions:
- the LOC134006754 gene encoding uncharacterized protein LOC134006754 isoform X1, producing MGIESQDPLPPPGNLSSGQVGSFQKMEPKTLGAIQIIIGCLTLCLSASVLQLHEVHFTGDIMVFMVVVVQVLLSGSVLVHAGRKPSLLWVKCLLVLHLISAAFATAALGLMSKHLPYRQDSYHCEHCRKLELHAVQFCFRRCTELVEKQCKLLIDGILGTLVIFLVLELLICITVMLFGLSVLANGGSQASGGQRPVYPQTRPPAAPTVQVVQASPTVEAPGPQVAVVVTEPESDQLDETPTPPTEPQVEPIEIEVEVA
- the LOC134006754 gene encoding uncharacterized protein LOC134006754 isoform X2, whose amino-acid sequence is MGIESQDPLPPPGNLSSGQVGSFQKMEPKTLGAIQIIIGCLTLCLSASVLQLHEVHFTGDIMVFMVVVVQVLLSGSVLVHAGRKPSLLWVKCLLVLHLISAAFATAALGLMSKHLPYRQDSYHCEHCRKLELHAVLLIDGILGTLVIFLVLELLICITVMLFGLSVLANGGSQASGGQRPVYPQTRPPAAPTVQVVQASPTVEAPGPQVAVVVTEPESDQLDETPTPPTEPQVEPIEIEVEVA